The Brasilonema sennae CENA114 genome includes a region encoding these proteins:
- the cbiE gene encoding precorrin-6y C5,15-methyltransferase (decarboxylating) subunit CbiE gives MQKWLSVVGIGEDGLSGLSAIAYSLLEHAQVIVGGKRHLAMLPPDDSREKLIWTSPISHSIEEILRRRGQSVCVLASGDPMCFGIGVTLSRQIPISEMTIIPAPSSFSLACARLGWSLTEVETLSLNARPPALIQAAIYPGARLLILSEGKETPAIVAEILTKRGFSDSKITVLEHMGGSQERIIAGTAASWTTTELADLNTIAVECIADAGVIPLPRLAGLPDDAYHHDGQLTKREVRAITLSALAPTPGQLLWDVGAGCGSIGIEWMRSHSRCRAIAIEQNSTRLQYIADNAAALGTPYLQIVAGKAPAALNDLPQPDAIFIGGGATTEGLFEVCWEALRPGGRFVANAVTIESEQKLLQWHNQVGGELIRVAVQRAAPIGGFLGWKPMVPVTQWVVRK, from the coding sequence ATGCAGAAATGGTTATCGGTAGTGGGTATTGGTGAGGATGGGCTATCGGGATTGAGTGCGATTGCCTATTCTCTCCTTGAACATGCACAAGTGATAGTCGGGGGAAAACGCCATCTCGCCATGTTACCACCAGACGATTCACGAGAAAAACTCATTTGGACTTCCCCCATCAGTCATTCTATAGAAGAAATTCTCCGTCGCCGGGGTCAATCTGTATGCGTTTTGGCAAGTGGCGATCCCATGTGCTTTGGTATCGGTGTCACTCTCTCCCGCCAGATTCCTATTTCTGAGATGACTATCATCCCCGCCCCTTCATCCTTCAGCCTTGCTTGTGCCAGACTAGGATGGTCACTCACCGAAGTAGAGACATTAAGCTTAAACGCTCGTCCTCCTGCTCTCATCCAAGCGGCTATCTACCCAGGAGCACGTCTTCTGATTTTAAGCGAAGGCAAGGAAACCCCAGCAATTGTCGCTGAAATCTTGACAAAACGTGGTTTTAGTGATAGCAAAATTACCGTCCTAGAACATATGGGCGGTTCTCAGGAGAGAATTATCGCAGGCACAGCCGCTTCATGGACGACAACAGAACTAGCTGATTTGAATACGATCGCTGTAGAGTGTATTGCTGATGCTGGAGTTATACCCTTACCTCGGTTAGCAGGACTACCAGATGATGCGTATCATCATGATGGACAGTTGACTAAGCGCGAAGTGCGAGCAATAACACTTTCTGCTTTAGCTCCCACACCGGGACAGTTGTTGTGGGATGTGGGTGCGGGGTGTGGTTCGATTGGTATTGAGTGGATGCGGAGTCATTCTCGGTGTCGGGCGATCGCCATTGAACAAAATTCCACCCGACTACAATATATTGCTGACAACGCCGCCGCCCTTGGTACACCTTATTTACAAATTGTTGCGGGTAAAGCTCCCGCTGCATTGAATGATTTGCCCCAACCCGACGCTATCTTTATTGGCGGTGGTGCAACAACAGAAGGTTTATTCGAGGTGTGTTGGGAAGCTTTGCGTCCGGGAGGGCGTTTTGTTGCTAATGCTGTGACGATTGAAAGTGAGCAGAAGTTGTTGCAATGGCACAATCAGGTAGGCGGGGAGTTGATTCGTGTTGCTGTTCAACGGGCTGCACCTATTGGCGGGTTTTTGGGGTGGAAGCCGATGGTGCCGGTGACGCAGTGGGTGGTGAGGAAGTAG